The proteins below are encoded in one region of Eubacterium sp. 1001713B170207_170306_E7:
- a CDS encoding glycerol-3-phosphate responsive antiterminator yields the protein MITKEQMKTFKAYPVIAAVRTPENFRQALDSKVRVLFMVGGDYFKAENLIKEFKERNGLVFLHMDLIEGIGRDVGGIRYAVEHDGIDGIISTKNHILKLAARESLITVHRIFLMDNQALESGINLFKASKPDIIELTPGLIPRIVRKVSHEFEQPVITSGLISKASDVKTMIQAGAMNIVCSCETLWNL from the coding sequence ATGATCACTAAGGAACAAATGAAGACTTTTAAGGCATACCCGGTTATCGCCGCAGTGCGGACGCCGGAGAATTTCAGGCAGGCCCTCGACTCAAAGGTGCGGGTGCTGTTTATGGTGGGAGGCGATTATTTTAAGGCGGAAAATCTGATTAAGGAATTTAAAGAGCGAAATGGACTGGTATTCCTGCACATGGACCTGATCGAGGGCATTGGCAGAGATGTTGGGGGGATACGCTACGCCGTGGAGCACGACGGCATCGACGGCATCATCTCAACCAAGAACCATATTCTGAAGCTGGCGGCCAGGGAAAGCCTGATCACTGTGCACCGGATTTTCCTCATGGACAACCAGGCGCTGGAAAGCGGCATCAACCTGTTTAAGGCGTCGAAGCCGGATATTATCGAGCTGACGCCGGGGCTGATCCCGCGGATCGTGCGTAAGGTGAGCCATGAATTCGAACAGCCTGTGATTACCAGCGGGCTGATCTCAAAGGCGAGCGATGTCAAGACCATGATACAGGCAGGCGCCATGAACATTGTGTGCAGCTGCGAGACGCTTTGGAATTTGTAA
- a CDS encoding uroporphyrinogen decarboxylase family protein: MNSRERVMAAASHQEPDRVPVDMVLTIDVYRDMKRLLKMDHLPDTPRMGHWTDVQMPLEMIQALDLDMYYISPRSAKSAHSRQFEDGSFTDEWGCYWKKTMIDGGHFYFELQNPPLADATIEDLESYDWPDPTDPARYQGLREEMQMVRDKSDLAILAKFAGAVFEVATYMRGHERWYRDLINNQEFAHALLDKVCKIQKEIDRVCIDAVGEYVDILRLSGEDLGTQDSPLISPRTFRKVVKPHLEELWVSAKAELLKKNPNGRVMLHSCGSIRPFIPDLIDCGIDILDPVQPGANHMNRYELKQEFGDKIVFHGNIDIQKVLPFGTKDEITQEVRDAIKALAPGGGFLLSPAHNVQSDVSAENLVHMIECAHAFGVYPIQL; encoded by the coding sequence ATGAATTCGAGAGAACGTGTGATGGCAGCGGCCAGCCACCAGGAGCCCGACCGGGTGCCAGTGGACATGGTCCTGACCATTGATGTTTACAGAGATATGAAAAGGCTGCTGAAGATGGACCATCTTCCAGACACGCCCAGAATGGGCCACTGGACCGACGTTCAGATGCCGCTGGAGATGATCCAGGCACTGGATCTGGATATGTACTACATTTCCCCGAGATCGGCCAAATCCGCCCACTCCAGACAGTTTGAGGACGGCAGCTTTACCGACGAGTGGGGCTGCTACTGGAAGAAGACCATGATCGACGGCGGACATTTTTACTTTGAGCTGCAAAACCCGCCTCTGGCCGACGCCACTATTGAGGATCTGGAAAGCTACGACTGGCCTGATCCCACCGATCCGGCGCGCTACCAGGGCCTGCGGGAAGAAATGCAGATGGTGCGCGACAAAAGTGATCTGGCCATTCTGGCCAAGTTTGCCGGCGCCGTCTTTGAGGTCGCCACCTATATGCGGGGCCACGAGCGCTGGTACCGCGACCTCATCAACAATCAGGAATTTGCCCACGCGCTGCTGGACAAGGTCTGCAAGATACAGAAGGAAATCGACCGTGTCTGCATCGACGCGGTGGGTGAATACGTGGATATTCTGCGCCTGAGCGGCGAGGATCTGGGCACGCAGGACAGCCCGCTCATTTCACCGAGAACCTTCCGCAAGGTGGTAAAACCCCATCTCGAGGAGCTCTGGGTAAGCGCGAAGGCAGAGCTGCTGAAGAAGAATCCCAACGGCAGGGTTATGCTGCACAGCTGTGGCTCGATCCGCCCATTTATCCCGGATCTCATCGACTGCGGCATCGACATTCTGGACCCGGTGCAGCCGGGCGCCAACCATATGAACCGTTACGAGCTGAAGCAGGAATTCGGCGATAAAATCGTCTTTCACGGCAACATTGATATTCAGAAGGTCCTTCCCTTTGGCACAAAGGATGAGATCACCCAGGAAGTGCGCGACGCCATCAAGGCGCTGGCGCCGGGCGGCGGCTTTCTGCTGTCACCGGCCCACAATGTCCAGAGCGATGTGAGCGCGGAAAATCTGGTACACATGATCGAATGTGCCCACGCATTCGGCGTCTATCCCATTCAATTGTAA
- a CDS encoding GNAT family N-acetyltransferase, whose amino-acid sequence MNHQGTRRIETGRLVLRQFSIDDAEAMYLGWAGDPEVTRFMSWPAHESAEASRAVIEAWQNNAILLDDYNWCITLRESGEAIGSLGVVHIDEAAEAVQVGYCVGRAYWNQGFTAEALSAVIRFFFEEVGANRVEAVHAVENPASGRVMQKCGMTKEGVLREYNKSNQGLCDAAIYSILRREWQ is encoded by the coding sequence ATGAACCATCAGGGAACGCGCAGAATTGAAACCGGGCGTCTGGTGCTGCGCCAGTTTTCCATTGACGACGCAGAGGCCATGTACCTGGGCTGGGCAGGAGATCCGGAGGTCACCCGTTTTATGAGCTGGCCGGCTCACGAAAGCGCCGAAGCCTCCCGGGCGGTCATTGAGGCGTGGCAGAACAACGCCATTCTGCTGGACGATTATAACTGGTGTATCACACTGAGGGAATCCGGTGAAGCCATCGGCAGTCTCGGCGTTGTCCATATTGATGAGGCGGCCGAAGCCGTGCAGGTGGGCTACTGCGTTGGCCGCGCCTACTGGAACCAGGGGTTTACGGCGGAGGCCCTGTCAGCGGTGATCCGCTTTTTCTTTGAGGAAGTGGGCGCCAACCGCGTCGAGGCAGTACACGCTGTGGAAAACCCGGCCTCGGGCAGGGTTATGCAGAAATGTGGCATGACAAAGGAGGGCGTGCTCCGGGAATACAACAAAAGCAACCAGGGGCTCTGCGACGCGGCGATTTACAGCATTTTGCGCCGTGAATGGCAGTAA
- a CDS encoding DeoR/GlpR family DNA-binding transcription regulator, translating to MLHVERRKEILNKILKEGSVKADALAKKYEVGVPTIRRDLKYLAEAYGIELTYGGAYARDSLASQTTVEMNIAQKKLQNLDEKRIIAQKAAGLIKDGDTIALNSGSTVELVLDYLEDMKSLNVITLSLNVALKASTVKGVNVFMPGGRLRSISGAFYGKDADDFLRKFNIDKAFMGVLAVSIPKGVTHSSLEEIEVNQTLAEISQKCYLMADYTKFDKISLAKMFDLNIFEAFIVDGKEPEIYREYARNNGIEIL from the coding sequence ATGCTGCATGTAGAACGCAGAAAAGAAATACTCAATAAAATCCTGAAGGAAGGCTCCGTCAAGGCCGACGCGCTGGCCAAAAAATACGAGGTGGGCGTACCAACCATCCGGAGGGATTTGAAATACCTGGCAGAGGCGTACGGCATCGAGCTGACCTATGGGGGCGCCTACGCCCGGGATAGCCTGGCCAGCCAGACCACCGTGGAGATGAACATTGCCCAGAAGAAGCTGCAGAACCTGGATGAAAAACGGATCATCGCGCAGAAGGCAGCAGGGCTGATCAAGGACGGGGACACCATTGCCCTGAATTCCGGCAGCACGGTGGAGCTGGTTCTCGATTATCTGGAGGACATGAAAAGCCTGAACGTGATCACCCTGTCGCTGAATGTGGCCCTCAAGGCCTCCACTGTAAAGGGCGTGAACGTCTTTATGCCCGGGGGCCGGCTGCGCAGTATCTCCGGCGCTTTTTACGGCAAGGACGCGGACGATTTCCTCAGGAAGTTCAACATCGACAAGGCTTTTATGGGGGTACTGGCCGTCTCCATTCCCAAGGGTGTGACCCACAGCTCCCTGGAGGAGATCGAGGTCAACCAGACATTGGCCGAGATCAGCCAGAAGTGCTACCTCATGGCCGACTACACCAAGTTTGACAAGATCTCCCTGGCCAAGATGTTTGACCTCAATATTTTTGAGGCTTTTATCGTTGATGGTAAAGAACCGGAAATTTACAGGGAATACGCCCGGAACAACGGGATTGAGATTCTGTAA